A region of the Oncorhynchus nerka isolate Pitt River linkage group LG9a, Oner_Uvic_2.0, whole genome shotgun sequence genome:
gtgcaaaaaaacAAGAAATCGGCAAGGGGGCAAATCATTTTTCACAGCACTTCATAGTACTCTGCATTTGCTCAAAAGTTAGGCTACTCGGTTGACTActttcattattgcaataattaatcgatATTAAATATAGATGATTGTTTGAGGAAATGACAAAGTCTCTGTCAGTATGAATATCCACGGCAGGTGTCAAACTTGGCCCACGAGACGGTTTTAATGTGGCCTGCCACGTTATCTGTATACCATGTTGTTTCTTGACCCTTCAATGGTTTCTACCTGCAACTGCTCGGcacccgaccgcaaggcgctacagacggtagtgcgtacggcctagttcatcactggggccgggctccctgccatccaggacctctatactaggcagtgtcagactccagccacccaagaattgtcagactccagccacccaagtcatagactgttctctcttctagCGCCCAGCAAGTGgcaccgatgcaccaagtcttggaaccaacaggaccctgaacagcttctacccccaagccataagactgctaaatagtttgtccaagtagctattggttaactatttaactatctgcattgacctgTTTTGCACGAACTCTTTtcactcatcacatacgctgctgttactgtttcttatctatcctgttgcctagtcactttatccctacctatatatacacggtatctacctcaattacctcatacccctgcacatcaactcggtactggtaccccgtgtatatagccaagttatcattactcattgtttATTTATTCCTTGGGTTATtgtttttctattatttctctttttttcccctctttgcattgtgggaagggcccgtaagcatttcactgttagtctacacctgttgttgacgaagcatgtgacaaatacaatttgatttgatttttgaccTATTCGTCTCTTAGGTTCTATCTCGGTGGTCCTACTAGCGTCAGGGGCTTCAGTATGTACAGCATCGGCCCTCAGAGTGAAGGTGAGATGTTATCCATTTCAATCAAGTCCGATTTAGGTTACATTCTCACATCACGTGTGTGGTTTTATTGTTGGCATGACAGGTGACTACCTGGGAGGTGAGGTGTATTGGGCTGGAGCCGTCCACCTGTATACTCCGCTGTCCTTCCATCCAGGCAAAGGGGGATTCGGAGACCTCTTCAGGATCCACTTCTTCCTCAATGCCGGGAACCTGTGTAACCTCAACTATGGTGGGTGTTTAAAGATGTAATTCACCCCACAATCAATGTTGTTCAAATTCATCCGTATTAGAAATCTGCAGGACTCAATCAGCATTATATTGGAAGGAGTGGCACCATCTGTTAATAAGcagcattttttttttataagcaaatcaaatgttatttgtcacgtgccaaatacaacaggtgtgaaatgattacttgcaagcccttaaccaacaatgcagttcaagaaatagttcATAAAATATTtcctaaaaattaaaaaaaatacactgcaaaaaaaataaagggaacacttaaacaacacaatgtaactccaagtcaatcacacttctgtgaaatcaaactgtccacttaggaagcaacactgattgacaataaatttcacatgctgttgtgcaaatggaatagacaacaggtggaaatgataggcaattagcaagacaccccccaaaaaggagtggttctgcaggtggtgaccacagaccacttctcagttcctatacttcctggctgatgttctggtcacttttgaatgctggcggtgctttcactctagtggtagcatgagacggagtctacaacccacgcaagtggctcaggtagtgcagctcatccaggatcgcacatcaatgcgagctgtggcaagaaggtttgctgtgtctgtcagcgtagcgtccagagcatggaggcgctaccaggagacaggccagtacatcaggagacgtggaggaggccgtaggagggcaacaacccagcagcaggaccgctacctccgcctttgtgcaaggaggagtaggaggagcactgccagagccctgcaaaattacctccagcaggtcacaaatgtgcatgtgtctgctcaaatggtcagaaacagactccatgagggtggtatgagggcccaacgtccacaggtgggggttgtgcttacagcccaacaccgtgcaggacgtttggcatttgccagagaacaccaagattggcaaattcgccactggcgccttcttgtgctcttcacagatgaaagcaggttcacactgagcacatgtgacagtctggagacgccgtggagaacgttctgctgcctgcaacatcctccagcatgaccggtttggcggtgggtcagtcatggtgtggggtggcatttctttgtgtgggcgcacagccctccatgtgctcgccagaggtagcctgactgccattaggtaccgagatgagatcctcagaccccttgtgaaaccatatgctggtgcggttgtccctgggttcctcctaatgcaagacaatgctagacctcatgtggctggagtgtgtcagcagttcctgcaagaggaaggcattgatggtatggactggcccgcccgttccccaaacatgaatccaattgagcacatctgggacatgtctcgctccatccaccaacgccacgttgcaccacagactgtccaggagttggcggatgctttagtccaggtctgggaggagatccctcaggagaccatccgccacctcatcaggagcatgcccaggcgttgtagggaggtcatacaggcacgtggaggccatacacactactgagcctcattttgacttgttttaaggacattacatcagttggatcagcctgtagtgtggttttccactttaattttgagtgtgactccaaatccagatttccattgataattgttgtgtgattttgttgtcagcacattcaactatgtaaagaaaaaagtatttaataagaatatttcattcattcagatctaggatgtgttattttagtgttccctttatttttttgagcagtgtatataaaaaagtaacaagaaatgtacataacaataacgaggcattattcagggggtactgagtcaatgtgcaggggtacaggttaatcaaggtcatttgtaaagtgaccatgcatagatagTAAACATCGAGTAGCTGTAAATAGTCCGGCTGgtcatttgattagttgttcagcaatcttatggcttgggggtgtagaagctgttaaggaaccttttggtcctagacttggcgctctggtaccgctttccttcctctggcaccgcctagtatataggtcctggatgtcaggaagcttggccccagtgatgtactgggcgtaagcactaccctctgtagcgccttccggtcagaggccgagcagttgccataccaggcggtgatgcaaccggtcaggatgctctcgatggtgcagctgtagaactttttgaggatctggggacccatgccaaattttcAGTCaactgagggggaaaaggtgttgttgtgccctctttttttcgactgtctgtgtgttttgaccatgatagttgGTTGGTGAAGTGGACACCAAGGAaattgaaactctcgacctgctccacttcagTCCCATCAATGTTAATAGTGGCctgtttggccctccttttcctatagtccacaatcagctactttctcttgctcacattgagaggttgctgtcctggcagtctctgacctcctcacctgtagactgtctcagagttgtcggtgatcaggcctaccactgttgtgtcgtcagcaaacgtaatgatggtgttggagtcgtgcttggccacacagtcgtgggtgaacagggagtacaggaggggactaagcacgcacccgaggggccccagtgttgaggatcagcgtggcagatgtgttgttgcctacccttaccacctgggggcggtccgtcaggaagtccaggatccagttgcagagggaggtgtatagtcgcagggtccttagcttagtgatgagctttgaggtcaCAATGGTGATAGCTAACTTCCCTGCTAGCTAGAAATGAAAGTTGATTGCACAATGGTCTGTTCTGCGACTTTATACAGGGAAAGAGAATCCTCTGAGCTTTTCAGTCCTCCAGCTTAGTGGTTCCCATAATGTGGGGCACGCTCCCTAGGGCAACTCAGTTTGGCTTTCAACCTACTCTTAAAAGTTGTCGCAGTTGAATGCACAATGTGCAATTTCGAgattgggtagtgcatcatcagttgtTCTCTggtcatgtcagtcattgcataccttagagagctacttataacttgtcagaaatgtccagatcaaaatgttttttttttagctaTGTTTTTCTAGCCTGTAGATTGTGgtgtaatgtttgagtcactcataTCACATGAATGcacattagacatagatagaatTGCAAAACGATTCGCTTTAAAATCGCAAAATATTATCTGCacctcatgacaaaatgtgtagaattgtgggAAGTGagctttaaacctgcaaaatGTTCTCTCCGCCAACAAGAGGGATGTGAACAGGCTGTGTCATGAACCGGGCTTGTGCCCATACAAATAGATGTGGCGCAGGGGGGGGGTGGGATGTTCCtcaatgctggaaggggagccTGAGCGggaaagtttgggaacccctgctcTAGGTTTACTCAGGCTGTGTTTTCCTGTAGGTGACGGGCCTCAAGCACACCTGAGGAAACTGGCAGAGTGTATCCGCTGGTCTTACGGAGCGGGAATTGTGCTGCGACTCGGAAACATCGCCCGGCTGGAGCTCAACTATTGCATTCCCACGGGCGTCCAGAgtggagacaggtagcctaatatCTGCCCATTCTGTTGTCAAACCATGGCATGATAGTATATAGATGAGCAGTACACTTTTATGCCTGATTCAAACTATAAGGCCGACTCGAACCGTGTTGTCCTTTCCAGCATGGTTTCAGCCATTACGGTGGATGCAtaaccaggccagcccagtaCAGCTCGGCTTTGATCAGTTTGGCTCAATATTGTGAAACTGGTATTGAGTTACTGTTAAAAATAACACTTAAGTCTTTTTGTTTAGGATATGCAACGGGTTTCAGTTTGGAGCTGGAGTCCGATTCCTGTGATGTCTTGCTGAATTGAGTTGAGGACTACAGGAGTTTGTTTAATTGGTTTTAGTAAGTGAGACGCCGGGACCCTTGCAGCACACCGAAGGTTGCTGGGAATGCAATGGATACCACAACCAAACTATTGTATAATGGACGAGGCAACAATGGAGGTTTTCCTCCAGTACTAATGAATGACTGGAGCCACCAGTGCTCCAAGATGTGGAAGCCAATAGTGGCATATCAGCCATGAGTGCCTTTATCATGAGTCAAATAATGTGGTCTGGATTATTATGTTCGGTAATAAATTATCATCCCCTCTACAGGTATTCAAAAACCACACTAGTATGCGTCTTTCTATGGCATTGACCTACCTTCCGCTTGATTTTGCATGGCATTtgttagatcgaatccctgagctgacaaggtaaaacaaatctgtcgttctaccctgaacaaggcagctaacccactgtccctaggccgtcattgtaaataagaatttcttaactgacttgcctggttaataaaataaaaaggagctgtgccaataaataattatgtaaatgaacGGGCCAGTATCCCTACGTTATGTATAGGATATGTGTTTTCCATCACTGCTTTCAAATTGATTACTTCACCCGGCACTCGTAAAATGAAAACAACAGTATTTTAAGGAATACGATGAAGATTAACATTGCAGAACGTTGATGTTGTTTGAAGCGGGCCCATGCGCATTAACGTTCTTCCTGATGTTAATTTTGGAAGCAAAGGAACGGACAGCGGGGTTTCGTTCACAGCGAGCTTACTAGAAatttcctctccccatccccttttCCGACACACCGTACTACCAGAACGTAGTGTTGTTTACTTTTGGAGAAATTCTGTACGAAAGGTGACGAATTGAAAGTCATCTGTGGAATATTGTTGGTGACGTTCTCATCTCGACAACAAGCAGTCCGACGCACGCTGATGGCGGTCACTATCGAGGAGCTGTATCGTAACTATGGGATCCTTGCCGATGCTAAACCAGAGGACCTGGGCCAGGTAAGCATCAGATGACTGGCTAACTAATTGAAATATCTTTCAGAATAGGTACCTTTTCATATCCGGTATATCAGCAGTGGAAGCTAAATGTGAAAGTTAGGCCAACGTATTGGCTACATAGCCCGCATTGTCTGGacatgctaactagcgttagcttgCTAACTAGTTAAAAGGGGCCTAGCTAGCttggtaacgttagctaacgttaaTCCTGCTTTATTTCAGTGAACGTTTCCCGGCGTTTTTAGTTTAGCTTGTCAGCTATTTCGGCCATGGAACTAcgctagctacagtagttagttaTGTGCGAACAACTTTAACGACGGCTTTAGGTGGTAGCTAACTGAGTACTGTAGCTGGCCaatatggttaaataaaggtgaaataaaaaattaataaaaTATGAGTTGATTCCCACGCACAGATGCTGCCGAAAACGTACTTATGCCATGACTCTGGCCACTTGTCACGTTGGTAAGATTTACAATGTAAAACTCAAAGGCTAACTGGCTCAGGAGgcagctgaggggaggacggcatATAATAATTGCCGGAGCGAATGGCATGGCCTCAAacgcatggaaaccatgtgttttcgatgtatttgataccattccgctccagccattaccacgagttCGTCCCTCTCAAATAAGATGCCGCCAACATCCAGCGCTAGTTACTACTGCTGGCAACTAGCTAACTATTATGCCAATGGCGTCAAAGATTGCATGCTTCTTTGGCAGAACTGTTTTCTAGTCCTCTACTGAACAATTTTGACCAAATCACTGGAAGCTTTTGAAATTCATGTTGTACAGTGATGTCATGTATTACAAGCGTGTGAATGTATCAATTTGTTTCCATCTCTTCTCTAGCACAAATATGCCTATCAGGTGATCCTTGATGGCGTGAAAGGGGGTCCCAAGGAGAAGCGCTTGGCTGCACAGTTCATTCCCAAATTCTTCAGCAGTTTCCCAGAGCTGGCAGATGCAGCAATCAATGCTCAGCTTGACCTTTGTGAGGATGAAGATGTCTCGGTAAGGATTTTatcagtgggactatcatttccaTTTGGAAAATACCATTGTGCACAATGGAGTTGACAAAACATAACATGCATATACCACTATACACACTTGAATCATAAACAAAGTTAGATTTGAGAAATCAATCGATGTCGAAGTGTACTTGTATAATGCCTGGTCAGAGTAGTCGCACTCTTATTTTttacctgttagtttttcttctTCCTTCCTCCTGTAGATTCGGAGGCAGGCCATCAAAGAGCTCCCCCGTTTCGCAGCCGGGGAGAACATCGTCAGGGTAGCAGATATCCTCACCCAGCTTCTCCAGACCGGTACAGTACTCTTGAGCTAACCCACCTAGACTACTAATTCTTGTACGTTTCCCAGGAAAGACGCTGCGTTCCGTATCGCTGCCTTTCTCAGGTTGGCGTTCAAATGACACATTCCATTATCTAATAGTCTCACACCCGTAGGTGCAGGCCAATGGAATGGAGAAACCACAACGTCCTTGGTATTTCACTCTGCCTGTCATTTGAACCCAAAGTTGTTACAAGCGAAAATTTGGTTACGCCCAACTTGGCCAGCTCACAGAAAAAAGTCCTatcctcagcaatataacaggaCATGCTTCACATTCTCTACCTCTCCACATTCCTCACACTTCCCACCTGGGTGTTTCCCCACTAGCAATAACACACTTCCCAATCCACAATGGCCCAACCTCAGCCTTCACAACAGAACCCCATCCCCCTGTTACTCCACAAATGCCTCCTGACCTTCCTCGCAGACTTCTGGATAGAGAGAcactgcctccccctctcctctctctcccactcacgtTGCCACTCCTGGATCAACCCCTCTGCTTTGATGCTCCTACATTCCATCCCCCTAATGGGACATTATGTATGCTACGGTGTAGTTTGTGTCAATAGAAGATATGTGCTCTCTGTGACAGTGATGGACCAATTGTTATACTCTCTTCTACGTTGGTGCTTACAGATGATTCGGCTGAATTCAGTCAAGTGAACACAGCGCTGGTCTCGATCTTCAAGATGGACGCAAAGGGTAAGCGTCTCTTTTCTCTCATGCTTAAATTGGCTTTCAATTGTGAGAAGACGGACAACTTAACAAGTGAACAAGCAGGATAATGTGGCTCATTTTCATGTATTCATGCAAGACTCTACGAAGAAAACTGTTTTTCAGATGTTTTCATACCTGATGCTGGCTTTACTCCACGTGATCTGTTGTGTAGAACCTTGCATAACGCTTTAAGAGAGATTTGGCAGGCCTCAATCACAAATGAAGGGGGAAAATGGGCATTGGATTAGAGTTAGAAGATGTAGTTTGTTGATGTGAGCATAACATGCTTCTTATTCCCCCTTTGGCTCAAGAGCCCCCTCCCAAGGCCCAAGTTCTGTATAGCCTCTAAGTACTTTGTCTAGCCAACCTGTATCTCCACTTTGCCTCAGCTACCCTGCGAGGCCTCTTCTCTCAGATCCTGCAGGGGGAGGACATAGTGAGGGAGAGGGCCATCAAGTTCCTCTCCATCAAGCTGAAGACACTGCCTGAGGACACCATGACCAAGGAGGTGGAGGACTATGTGTTCACTGAGACAAAGAAGGTCTGTTCCATATCTCTCTGCTTTTGTACAGCTATCAAAGTGAATCACCTGGAGTGATACACTCCGTTCTGGGGGCTGGTTAGTAGAGCACTTTGTGAAAGGGCTGAAGTAGAATGTGTTTTTATTACTATTATTGGCCAACTGAATACAATATCTCCATAGGAAGGATCTGTAATCTAGTTGTGTGTTGGATGTATTTGTAACTGGTCAGCCTAACATTGACTCATTGATCATGTTCATTAGCGCACACGGTAGCAAATGTCTTGCAAGCGAGAATTACTTTCTTATTGGATGATTCCATATAGTCCCTCCCCGTTTTAGTTGTTTTTGCATTGTGCCCACTGAACTTCTCAGCCCTCTGTCCCATGTTGACCTCTGACCCACATTGACCTCTGAACCCTTCCCGCTCCAACCCCAGGTGCTGGAGGATGTGACAGGGGAGGAGTTTGTGCTGCTGATGCGCATCCTGATGGCGCTGAAGGGCCTGCAGACGGTGAACGGGCGGCAGCAGCTGGTGGAGCTGGTGGTGGAGCAGGCCTTCCTGGAGCAGGCGCTGAACCCCGCCGACCCCGACACCGTGGACCGCTTGCTGCAGTGCACGCGCCAGGCCCTGCCCCTCTTCTCCGTGAGTGATGCATACACAAGCTGACGGGTCAGGCCAGGCCCCTCTTCGCTGTGAATGATCCGTACACTCCCAACACACACGCATTATAACACACGTGCCAGGCCCTGCCTGTCTTTTCTGTGTgtgttataacacacacacaggccaagtCATAATAATATACTTCACTTAGGGACTTATAGAGAGTGCATACAATTTTTGTGTGTGCCCCCtgtgggacttgaacccacaaccttggcaTTGCTAGCTCCACACTTTTACCAACTGAGAACTGCAatctcacacacaacacacacacggtATCACCAAACACACTTCCTGTCAATTGTTATCCAATGGCTAATTACTCTCGTAATGAGAACGCTGCGTTTCAGTGTTTGTTTGTGCCGTTACCTCCCATTGTTACTTCATTCCTATTTCTGCATGTTTGTTGGTCGAGGTTCTGAACTGATTTGACCAACCACATCAAGTAGACAATCCCCACCCACCTCTTAGAACTCGTTTTCTTCTGAGACTTCAGCTTTTTTTTACCCTTCCAGAAAAATGTCCATTCTTCCCGCTTTGTGACCTACTTCTGTGACCACGTCCTGCCCAACCTCAGTACCCTGACAAGTCCCGTGGCAGAGCTGGACATTCAGCAGGAGGTCAGTACCGGCCTCCCCTGTACCGACCATACAGTGTTCAGGCAACTAGTCCTCCATGTTGGCTCCAACATGCCAGGATAATAGCATTgacatgtgttgtgtgtgtaggtgctAAAGCTGCTTGCTGAGATGAGTCCGTTCTGTGGGGACATGGAGAAGGTGGAGGCCAACCTCCTCATGCTGTTTGAGAAGCTGCTGGTAAGTAACAGCCTAGCTCAGCCTTCTAAGGGACTTCAATGTGCTTTCACAGTACTGCATACCCCTCTAGTACCTTCAGATGTGTCACTATTGAGGGATAGTGGTTAGGATTTGACCAGGACACGTtaatctttttttatttatttttaaaattttacctttattttactaggcaagtcagttaagaacaaattcttattttcaatgacggcctaggaacagtgggttaactgcctgttcaagggcagaacgacagattttgtaccttgtcagctcggggatttgaacttgcaacctttcggttactagtccaatgctctaaccactaggctaccctggtttGTTTAGACTGGTAAAGGGCAAATGGCCAAAACGGACCGTGCCAACGACCTCTAAAAGCAACGAGTGGCCGTCCTATCGCCTCTTAGCACAGAACATTGGGCGTCATTTTATTTTTTGTTTACTGAAGATCCTACATGTTGAATCGCCACCGTTCGTCAACACCCACGAGGTGCTCTGGTGTGCCCGGCCAATGTTTGCTGTGGTCCGTGTTGTCCTTGACTGGTCTTGGCTGGTATAAGACGAACTGATCAACCCCTTCCTCCCCGTGTCTAGGAGTTCATGCCGCTTCCCCCAGAGGCGGAGGGTGAGAACGGCGAGAACACGATGAGCGAGGAACCCAAGCTGCAGTTCAGCTATGTGGAGTGTCTTCTCTTCAGCTTCCACCAGCTGGGCAAGAAGCTGCCCGACTTCCTCATCGACAAGATAAATGCAGAGCGCCTCAAAGACTTCAAGATCAGGTAGAAGAGGCTACAGATCATCAGTGCTTATCGTGCTGTCTGCCTGGCTGAATCTGCATCATATTTACAGCCATTTCTGACGTAAAAGCTATTTTACTGAAATCCTTCATTTGTTTAGGAGAAACAT
Encoded here:
- the LOC115134523 gene encoding apoptosis inhibitor 5-like isoform X2; translation: MAVTIEELYRNYGILADAKPEDLGQHKYAYQVILDGVKGGPKEKRLAAQFIPKFFSSFPELADAAINAQLDLCEDEDVSIRRQAIKELPRFAAGENIVRVADILTQLLQTDDSAEFSQVNTALVSIFKMDAKATLRGLFSQILQGEDIVRERAIKFLSIKLKTLPEDTMTKEVEDYVFTETKKVLEDVTGEEFVLLMRILMALKGLQTVNGRQQLVELVVEQAFLEQALNPADPDTVDRLLQCTRQALPLFSKNVHSSRFVTYFCDHVLPNLSTLTSPVAELDIQQEVLKLLAEMSPFCGDMEKVEANLLMLFEKLLEFMPLPPEAEGENGENTMSEEPKLQFSYVECLLFSFHQLGKKLPDFLIDKINAERLKDFKIRLQYFARGLQVYIRQLRVALQGKTGDALKTDENKIKVVALKITNNINVLIKDLFHNPPSYKSTVTLSWRPVQKAEAVALKRPSGEEIGTGSTMKKLLSPPLPRRNARQIYNPPSEQRGGFRGGRGRGFGGRSRGRIY
- the LOC115134523 gene encoding apoptosis inhibitor 5-like isoform X1, whose protein sequence is MAVTIEELYRNYGILADAKPEDLGQHKYAYQVILDGVKGGPKEKRLAAQFIPKFFSSFPELADAAINAQLDLCEDEDVSIRRQAIKELPRFAAGENIVRVADILTQLLQTDDSAEFSQVNTALVSIFKMDAKATLRGLFSQILQGEDIVRERAIKFLSIKLKTLPEDTMTKEVEDYVFTETKKVLEDVTGEEFVLLMRILMALKGLQTVNGRQQLVELVVEQAFLEQALNPADPDTVDRLLQCTRQALPLFSKNVHSSRFVTYFCDHVLPNLSTLTSPVAELDIQQEVLKLLAEMSPFCGDMEKVEANLLMLFEKLLEFMPLPPEAEGENGENTMSEEPKLQFSYVECLLFSFHQLGKKLPDFLIDKINAERLKDFKIRLQYFARGLQVYIRQLRVALQGKTGDALKTDENKIKVVALKITNNINVLIKDLFHNPPSYKSTVTLSWRPVQKAEAVALKRPSGEEIGTGSTMKKLLSPPLPRRNARQIYNPPSGKYSATIGNFTNEQRGGFRGGRGRGFGGRSRGRIY